DNA from Bacillus sp. Marseille-P3661:
TTTAGTAATGGTTGTTTTTCCTTTGTGTTTCCCTGAACTATTCTCTCGCAAGGAGAGTCCTGCTAGGTTAACTAGCTGCTGGGGATGCTTATAATTTTTGAGATCCCCAATTTCAGATAAAAAAGTAGTGACTGTGGCTACGCCAAGTCCTGTAATATCAATCATTTCATTTGCACCAGGTATCGTTCTAACAATACCTTCTAACTCTTGATCAAGGTCTTCTAGTTGCTTTCTGAAAAGCTCTAATTGTTCAAGGAGATTATCCATCTCTCGTTGTGCAAATTGGGTTCCAATAGTTAAACCAATGCTCTTACGAGCAGCCTCTACTAACTTTGTAGCCCGTTTAATTCCAACACCTCTTTGAACAAATGGTTTCCATTCTTGAAGTATCTCTTCAGGTGTCATCTCCACGATTTGTGATGGAAATGGGAAAAGTTTTAATGTACAAAGAGCTGCTTTACCTTCCCAGTCTCCAAAGACATCGAAGAATTCTGGCAAGTAGCGATCAATCATATTTTGAATACGCCCTTCTGTAATCATTAATTGTTGGATGAGTTGATCTCTAATTTTGACGCCTTCTCTAAGTTCAGCATAGATGCCATCTAAGAGATTAGGTACAGAGTATCGCCCATCTTTAATCAACTGTGCGATTACTTTTGCATCTTTTGTGTCATTTTTCGTGGGTGAGTTATCATCAAGTTCTTTGCTTTTCTTAACATGCATTGGGTTGACTAATACAATGTCATAGCCCTTTGCAGTCAAATAATAAGCTAGATTCAGCCAAAAATGACCTGTTGGTTCTACACCAAAAATGATATGATCTTTAGAATTTTCTTTTGCGTGGCGGTGAGCCCATTCAAGTAATAGCTCAAAGCCATGAAATCTGTTTTGGAAAATCAGACGTTTTCCGAATTCTAAGCCTCTGTCGTCTTGTGCGCGTGCTACGTGCTTTTCTTTTGCAACATCAATGCCAATAACTAAAGTTGAAGGTGTGATTTGAGAGATTTTGTGATTTTGTGTATAATTCATTATGAGTCCTCCTTGGTTACTTAAATTAAGGGTCCTTAGTGCTGATCAGCTGTGGACACCTCGTATCATACCAAGGGGCTCTTTTTTTGTTCAACCCTCAAATTTCTTCATTACAGGAATGCTCCTATGAAAAACAAAATGAGGAGGAAAAGACATGCTAAAGAAAGTATTTGTAGTGTTAACTTTATTAATTTTCTTTTCAAATGTATTCTCAAAATTTGCTTTTGCGGCGGGAGGCCTTACACTGTATACACCTTATACAGGTATTGCTGTAATACCAGGTGAATCGATTGATTATGCTTTTGATCTTATGAATGAAACTAGCCAGGTCCAGCAGGTGACGTTTGAAATAGAAGATTTACCAAAAGATTGGGAATATGACATTACGTCGTCAGGGTGGAACTTAAAGCAACTATCAGTTAAACCCGATGATTCACAAACTTTCTCAATTAACCTTGAAGTTCCGTTAAATGTTCCAAAAGGCGAATATACTTTTTATATTACAGCTACAAGCACATCTGGACTAATGGATCGACTTCCAATGAAAATTAACATTTCTGAAGAAGGAACATTTAAAACGGAACTTACTTC
Protein-coding regions in this window:
- a CDS encoding IS110 family transposase; the protein is MNYTQNHKISQITPSTLVIGIDVAKEKHVARAQDDRGLEFGKRLIFQNRFHGFELLLEWAHRHAKENSKDHIIFGVEPTGHFWLNLAYYLTAKGYDIVLVNPMHVKKSKELDDNSPTKNDTKDAKVIAQLIKDGRYSVPNLLDGIYAELREGVKIRDQLIQQLMITEGRIQNMIDRYLPEFFDVFGDWEGKAALCTLKLFPFPSQIVEMTPEEILQEWKPFVQRGVGIKRATKLVEAARKSIGLTIGTQFAQREMDNLLEQLELFRKQLEDLDQELEGIVRTIPGANEMIDITGLGVATVTTFLSEIGDLKNYKHPQQLVNLAGLSLRENSSGKHKGKTTITKRGRSKLRRAMYMAIRPLVAHNPTFKALHHYYTKRPDRPLKKQQSLIALCCKLLRVIFVIGHKQCQFDGSKLLQGIPQENLLQVA